A region of Paenibacillus sp. JNUCC-31 DNA encodes the following proteins:
- the era gene encoding GTPase Era gives MKKQAFKSGFVAIIGRPNVGKSTLMNQVIGQKIAIMSDKPQTTRNKIHGVYTSEQQQIVFLDTPGIHKRQSKLGDYMNQTALNTLGEVEAALFLIDASEGMGGGDRYIAEQLKNVRTPVILVMNKIDKIEPEALLPLIEEYRKLHDFAEIVPVSAMLGSNVSTLLEQLGKYLPEGPQYYPDDQVTDHPEQFVCAELIREKILQMTREEVPHSIAVTIEDMKVQDNGVVYISAVIFVERDSQKGIIIGKQGALLKEVGKRARQDIQNLLGSKIFMDLWVKVKKDWRNQERVLRDLGFGRE, from the coding sequence ATGAAAAAACAAGCATTCAAATCCGGCTTTGTAGCCATTATTGGACGTCCCAATGTAGGTAAATCCACACTGATGAACCAAGTCATTGGACAAAAAATTGCGATCATGTCGGACAAACCACAGACGACACGAAATAAAATTCATGGTGTATATACTTCGGAACAACAACAAATCGTTTTCCTGGATACACCTGGGATTCACAAACGTCAATCCAAGCTCGGCGATTACATGAACCAGACCGCTTTGAATACCCTCGGAGAAGTGGAAGCTGCTTTGTTCCTGATTGATGCTTCGGAAGGCATGGGTGGTGGTGATCGTTATATTGCTGAACAATTGAAAAATGTGCGGACGCCTGTCATTCTTGTCATGAACAAAATTGATAAAATTGAGCCGGAAGCCTTGCTTCCTTTGATTGAGGAATATCGCAAGCTGCACGATTTCGCGGAAATCGTTCCTGTTTCGGCCATGCTTGGCAGCAATGTTAGCACTTTGCTGGAGCAACTGGGCAAATATTTGCCGGAAGGTCCACAGTACTACCCAGACGACCAGGTAACTGACCATCCGGAGCAGTTCGTTTGCGCCGAGTTGATTCGGGAGAAAATATTGCAAATGACGCGCGAAGAAGTACCACACTCCATTGCGGTAACGATTGAGGATATGAAAGTACAGGATAACGGCGTCGTTTATATTTCAGCCGTCATTTTTGTGGAGCGTGATTCGCAAAAAGGAATCATTATCGGAAAACAGGGTGCTTTGCTCAAGGAAGTCGGGAAGCGGGCACGTCAGGATATTCAAAACCTGTTGGGTTCCAAAATTTTCATGGACTTGTGGGTCAAAGTGAAAAAAGATTGGAGAAACCAGGAGCGTGTACTGCGGGATCTTGGCTTTGGCCGCGAATAA
- a CDS encoding diacylglycerol kinase family protein: MKRRSWGMVFRNAAEGIVYGLRTQRNVRVHTGVAILMCAAGFFFGISRTDWMFVLTAVFLVLVTELMNTAVEAAVDLAHPHIHPLAKAAKDTAAGAVLLAAVFAVIIGCIVFIKPVMSWLGLL, translated from the coding sequence ATGAAAAGGCGCTCCTGGGGGATGGTATTCCGCAATGCTGCGGAAGGAATCGTATACGGGCTGCGGACTCAGCGGAATGTAAGAGTTCATACAGGAGTCGCCATTTTGATGTGTGCAGCCGGCTTTTTTTTCGGGATTTCGAGAACAGACTGGATGTTTGTACTGACAGCCGTCTTTCTTGTTCTTGTGACGGAGCTGATGAATACAGCAGTTGAAGCTGCTGTGGATCTCGCGCATCCGCATATACATCCGCTGGCAAAAGCGGCGAAGGACACCGCGGCCGGTGCAGTTTTACTGGCTGCGGTGTTCGCCGTCATCATTGGGTGTATCGTTTTCATCAAGCCAGTGATGAGCTGGCTGGGTTTGCTTTGA
- the ybeY gene encoding rRNA maturation RNase YbeY, which produces MSLNLAWNNEQQNKEITEPMIAMLEQLLNLAGEAEGVADGEVALTFVDDEQIHELNRDYRGIDRPTDVLSFAMNETVDEELDIIYELDEDEEMEEMPDVLGDIIISVPRTILQSEEYGHSFERELGFLFVHGFLHLLGYDHQDEASEAEMMGKQEAVLAQAGLTR; this is translated from the coding sequence ATGAGTCTTAACCTAGCGTGGAATAATGAACAACAGAATAAAGAAATTACTGAACCGATGATTGCAATGCTGGAGCAACTGCTGAACCTTGCCGGAGAAGCGGAAGGCGTTGCAGACGGGGAAGTAGCTCTGACTTTTGTGGATGATGAACAGATCCATGAGTTGAACCGTGACTATCGCGGCATTGATCGTCCAACCGATGTGTTGTCTTTTGCGATGAATGAGACGGTGGATGAGGAGCTTGATATTATCTACGAGCTGGATGAGGACGAAGAAATGGAAGAAATGCCGGATGTTTTGGGAGATATTATTATCTCTGTTCCCCGGACGATTCTACAGAGTGAAGAATATGGGCATTCATTTGAACGTGAGCTCGGGTTCCTGTTTGTTCATGGTTTCTTGCACCTGCTCGGATATGATCATCAGGACGAAGCCAGCGAAGCCGAAATGATGGGCAAACAGGAAGCGGTATTGGCCCAAGCCGGGTTGACACGATAA
- a CDS encoding PhoH family protein — MSEQTRSIQISLQSAGEGQSLFGPQDIFLKLIESEIPAQIASREAEIVIHGSIQHVESLEQLFDVLLQLVRNGYVLTERDVKYAIELAKELRADQLLDLFKGEITTTYRGKPIRVKTIGQKHYVTTIKKRDVVFGIGPAGTGKTYLAVVLAVAALKEGSVKRIVLTRPAVEAGESLGFLPGDLQEKVDPYLRPLYDALYDVMGQEQTAKALERGLIEIAPLAYMRGRTLDDSFIILDEAQNTTPEQMKMFLTRLGFGSKMVITGDVTQIDLPRGKKSGLVEANTILGQVEEIGFVYFAEQDVVRHSLVQKIIVAYNHAAENQE; from the coding sequence TTGTCAGAGCAAACACGCAGCATACAAATCTCCCTCCAAAGTGCGGGAGAGGGTCAATCTCTTTTTGGACCCCAAGATATTTTTCTAAAACTGATTGAATCCGAGATTCCAGCCCAGATTGCTTCCCGTGAAGCGGAGATTGTGATCCATGGCAGCATACAGCATGTGGAATCACTTGAACAATTATTTGATGTGTTGTTGCAATTGGTACGTAACGGGTATGTGTTAACCGAAAGGGACGTCAAGTATGCTATTGAGCTTGCCAAGGAACTGCGTGCAGACCAGCTTCTGGATCTGTTCAAAGGCGAGATTACAACGACATACCGCGGAAAGCCGATCCGGGTTAAAACGATTGGACAGAAACACTATGTAACTACAATTAAAAAACGTGATGTTGTATTTGGTATCGGTCCTGCCGGTACAGGTAAAACCTATCTGGCGGTTGTATTGGCTGTAGCAGCACTCAAGGAAGGCAGCGTCAAACGAATCGTGCTCACAAGGCCTGCCGTTGAAGCAGGAGAGAGCCTGGGCTTCTTGCCTGGTGATCTTCAGGAAAAGGTGGACCCTTACTTGCGTCCCTTGTATGATGCTTTATACGATGTTATGGGACAAGAGCAGACCGCCAAGGCCCTGGAACGTGGCTTGATTGAAATTGCGCCTCTGGCCTATATGCGGGGACGTACACTGGACGATTCATTCATTATTCTGGATGAAGCCCAAAATACGACACCGGAACAAATGAAAATGTTTCTAACCCGTCTTGGTTTTGGTTCCAAAATGGTCATTACGGGTGATGTGACACAAATTGATTTACCCCGCGGCAAAAAGTCGGGTCTTGTGGAGGCAAATACGATATTGGGTCAAGTGGAAGAGATTGGATTCGTTTACTTTGCCGAACAGGATGTTGTAAGGCACTCCCTCGTCCAGAAAATTATCGTTGCCTATAACCACGCCGCAGAAAATCAAGAATAG
- the recO gene encoding DNA repair protein RecO, producing the protein MLYRVEGIVIRSMDYGEGNKIITLCTESGGKVGVLVRGAKKPKSRHAALVQPFTYGQYVYFRNTGLGTLNAGEIIESYHELREDLVKASYASYACELLDRVLQDEETGTFWFKQLKACLQALKEEKDPVVITSLYEMKILQAAGYGPQLDDCISCGQERPDEQLFVSPRLGGVLCRACKHFDPPAMSVSPKALKLLRLFAQLDLQRLGNISVSEGTRDEIKKIMRAFMDHQLGLNLKSRSFLDQMEKYGI; encoded by the coding sequence ATGCTATACAGGGTGGAAGGGATTGTCATCCGCAGCATGGATTACGGCGAGGGAAACAAAATCATTACGCTTTGCACCGAAAGCGGCGGGAAAGTAGGGGTACTCGTTCGTGGTGCAAAAAAGCCCAAAAGCCGACATGCTGCACTGGTGCAGCCATTTACGTACGGTCAGTATGTATATTTTCGCAACACCGGTCTGGGGACACTAAACGCCGGTGAGATCATCGAGTCTTACCATGAGCTGCGCGAAGATCTGGTTAAGGCTTCCTATGCATCTTATGCTTGTGAACTGCTGGATCGGGTGTTGCAGGATGAAGAGACAGGCACATTCTGGTTCAAACAGTTAAAAGCCTGTCTCCAGGCGTTAAAGGAAGAGAAGGACCCGGTGGTCATCACAAGCTTGTATGAAATGAAAATATTACAGGCAGCCGGATATGGACCTCAGCTTGATGATTGCATCTCTTGTGGTCAGGAGCGACCGGATGAACAATTATTTGTGAGTCCAAGGCTTGGAGGCGTTCTGTGCCGTGCTTGCAAACACTTCGACCCTCCGGCGATGTCCGTGAGCCCAAAGGCATTGAAGCTGTTGCGTTTGTTTGCGCAGTTGGATCTGCAAAGACTTGGTAATATATCCGTGAGTGAAGGCACTCGAGATGAGATCAAAAAGATTATGCGGGCCTTTATGGATCATCAGCTTGGATTGAATCTGAAATCCCGTTCTTTTCTTGATCAAATGGAAAAGTACGGGATTTGA
- a CDS encoding HD family phosphohydrolase produces MTSKELSKGKSFQNRATGWKYSVWARYLLFLFLVILFYVGLASKLLPERYDIQEGTRSEVDIAAPMQIPNTKATLKAQEEAAERVQPMFQIVQMRNENLMTTLLDRIDRLNQDDQISSQDKIDIYRDEIPQRQKDFVANFINNNRKAGTYSETLLEEIRNVVQEQSYRIPEETYIKISRLTSDDIQEMKAVARDIVSRLMTDQISDATTARAKVAEMVSVSSLSKRTQREVVQELARLVVTSNRFYDEEGTKEAKVQARENTQTVFIKQGDTLVAKGELITPEMYTLLGENDLLKNEVNYWPQLGLLMFSCLLSAAILMYIQQFSGTHFKYNNAQLLMLVIIFIITIVVMHVTAILQTSENSYVGFLAPVAVGAMLIALLLDTSLAFVCSIIIGMLSSIILNTHQGQIFDFELGFFAVLVSFVAIFATHRASQRSTILKGAIMVCLFGSIAVFTLALIDSGDWNRTTTLYGIGFAFAGGVLTAILVIGLMPFFETSFGILSALKLVELSNPNHPLLRKLLTETPGTYHHSVMVGNLSEAAAEAIGANGLLCRVGSYYHDIGKTKRPIYFIENQNNMENPHDSIDPKLSKSIIVAHARDGVEMQKDYKLPRPIRDIAEQHHGTTFLHYFYHKALRQAEEAGVEPDFTEEDFRYPGPKAQSKESAIVGIADSVEAAVRSLRKPTVEQVESMIEKIIKGRLDDHQFNDCDLTMRELDIVAKTLKETVMGIFHSRIEYPEEMKKPKPTSPEAG; encoded by the coding sequence ATGACCTCGAAGGAACTGTCAAAAGGCAAATCTTTTCAGAATAGAGCTACAGGATGGAAGTATAGCGTGTGGGCACGCTATCTTCTGTTTTTGTTTCTGGTGATCCTCTTCTACGTAGGCCTTGCTTCCAAGCTGCTCCCTGAGCGGTATGATATTCAGGAAGGCACACGGAGCGAAGTGGATATTGCTGCGCCCATGCAAATTCCAAATACGAAAGCTACACTGAAAGCGCAAGAAGAAGCGGCAGAACGTGTACAGCCAATGTTTCAGATCGTGCAAATGCGGAACGAAAATCTGATGACGACTCTGCTTGACCGTATTGATCGACTGAATCAGGATGATCAGATTTCAAGTCAGGACAAGATTGACATCTATCGTGATGAAATACCGCAGCGTCAGAAGGACTTTGTGGCCAATTTTATCAACAACAACCGGAAAGCGGGTACATACTCCGAAACTCTTTTGGAAGAGATCAGAAATGTGGTACAGGAGCAAAGCTATCGTATCCCGGAAGAGACATACATTAAAATCTCACGTCTGACCTCAGATGATATTCAGGAGATGAAAGCCGTTGCCCGGGATATCGTCTCCAGATTAATGACAGACCAGATTAGCGATGCAACAACAGCACGTGCGAAAGTGGCCGAGATGGTGAGTGTAAGCTCACTAAGCAAACGAACACAGCGTGAGGTTGTACAGGAACTCGCTCGTCTTGTGGTGACGTCCAATCGTTTCTATGATGAAGAGGGAACGAAGGAAGCCAAAGTGCAGGCTCGTGAGAATACGCAAACGGTCTTTATCAAGCAAGGGGACACGCTTGTAGCCAAAGGGGAGTTAATTACTCCTGAGATGTACACCCTTCTGGGTGAGAATGATTTGCTGAAAAACGAAGTGAACTACTGGCCACAGCTTGGATTACTTATGTTTTCCTGCCTGTTGTCTGCAGCGATTCTAATGTATATTCAGCAGTTCAGCGGAACGCATTTCAAATATAACAATGCGCAGTTGCTGATGCTTGTTATTATATTTATTATTACCATTGTGGTTATGCATGTTACAGCGATCCTCCAGACCAGTGAGAATTCATACGTAGGCTTTCTTGCACCTGTTGCCGTAGGCGCAATGTTGATTGCATTGCTGCTGGATACATCGCTTGCCTTTGTCTGCTCGATCATTATTGGCATGTTGTCGAGCATTATTTTGAACACACATCAGGGTCAGATTTTTGACTTTGAACTTGGTTTCTTCGCGGTGTTGGTATCGTTTGTTGCGATCTTCGCCACCCATCGGGCGAGTCAGCGCTCTACCATCCTGAAAGGTGCGATTATGGTCTGCCTGTTCGGGTCGATTGCGGTCTTCACGCTCGCTTTAATTGATTCGGGTGACTGGAACCGGACAACAACGTTGTATGGTATTGGATTTGCGTTTGCCGGAGGTGTACTGACTGCCATATTGGTTATTGGACTGATGCCGTTTTTCGAAACCTCATTCGGGATCTTGTCTGCGCTGAAACTGGTGGAACTGTCTAATCCGAATCATCCGCTACTGCGCAAGTTGCTAACGGAGACACCGGGCACGTATCATCACAGTGTCATGGTAGGTAACCTGTCAGAAGCCGCAGCAGAGGCGATCGGTGCCAACGGGCTGTTATGTCGGGTAGGTTCCTATTACCATGATATTGGCAAGACCAAAAGACCCATTTATTTTATTGAAAATCAGAACAATATGGAAAATCCGCATGATTCGATTGATCCCAAGCTGAGCAAGTCCATTATCGTAGCTCACGCACGGGATGGTGTGGAAATGCAGAAGGACTACAAGTTGCCGAGACCTATCCGGGACATTGCCGAGCAGCATCATGGAACAACCTTCCTGCATTATTTCTATCACAAAGCGCTTCGTCAGGCGGAGGAAGCTGGAGTGGAACCTGATTTCACGGAAGAGGACTTCCGTTATCCGGGTCCCAAGGCTCAGTCCAAAGAGTCGGCGATTGTTGGCATCGCTGACAGCGTGGAAGCTGCGGTCCGTTCCTTGCGGAAGCCTACTGTTGAACAAGTGGAATCCATGATTGAAAAAATAATTAAAGGTCGGCTGGACGATCACCAGTTTAACGATTGTGATCTGACGATGCGTGAACTGGATATCGTCGCCAAGACCCTTAAAGAAACCGTCATGGGCATATTCCACTCCAGGATCGAATATCCGGAAGAAATGAAGAAACCGAAACCAACCTCGCCAGAGGCGGGTTGA
- a CDS encoding YqzL family protein: MRDFSWKVFAMTGDLESYLLYAQACGSLAQESDTAREVIEDEEAEG; the protein is encoded by the coding sequence ATGCGAGATTTTTCGTGGAAGGTTTTTGCAATGACGGGGGATTTGGAGTCCTATCTGTTATATGCCCAGGCATGTGGCTCGTTGGCACAGGAGTCGGATACGGCAAGGGAAGTGATCGAAGATGAAGAAGCCGAAGGATAA
- the yqfD gene encoding sporulation protein YqfD, with product MKQPSLYKLRGAVRITVTGGDIEALINMVAEQGLEVWDLRAHDGRMAEMNILLPHFFRLRPLVKRTGCRVKVTHRSGFPFFAARLLKRKFFLGGMLFFIAALFALSSMVWDVEVKGNVTIPTDEVLAAAKKEGIYPFQWGFRLQSQDKLSRQLALALPDVTWIGVTKEGTTITIQVVESAQPKREPLLNPRHLVSKSDAVITQIYAEQGRPVVQKNMRVKKGQVLISGILGDEENTKTIVAKGEVRGLVWREYQVEVPLVQKHNTMTGESKERFYIVLGKWAIQLWGYGSTPFTSFDTASDHKPLTWRSFTLPMGWLTEKDLETTEQEEQHTIEWARTKGLEGARNDIFAKNGKGTKILSEKILHEKKENGKVYMKVLFEVEESIAEELPLVHSQGE from the coding sequence ATGAAGCAGCCCAGTCTGTACAAACTGCGAGGAGCAGTCCGTATCACGGTCACTGGGGGGGATATTGAAGCATTAATCAACATGGTGGCAGAGCAGGGACTGGAAGTGTGGGACCTGCGTGCCCATGACGGACGCATGGCAGAGATGAACATTCTGCTACCGCATTTCTTCAGGCTGCGTCCTTTGGTGAAACGGACAGGCTGCCGGGTGAAGGTGACACATCGGAGCGGATTTCCATTTTTTGCAGCCCGGTTGTTGAAAAGAAAGTTCTTTCTTGGAGGTATGCTGTTTTTTATAGCAGCTCTGTTTGCTTTGTCATCCATGGTTTGGGATGTGGAAGTCAAAGGAAATGTGACCATTCCGACGGATGAAGTGCTTGCGGCTGCGAAAAAAGAAGGTATCTACCCATTTCAATGGGGGTTCCGTCTTCAAAGCCAGGACAAGCTCTCCAGACAGCTCGCACTCGCTCTGCCGGATGTAACCTGGATTGGAGTGACCAAAGAAGGGACCACCATCACCATTCAGGTCGTGGAGTCGGCACAACCCAAACGTGAACCGCTGCTGAACCCGAGACATCTGGTCAGTAAATCGGATGCCGTGATCACGCAAATCTACGCAGAGCAGGGGCGCCCTGTCGTCCAGAAGAACATGCGTGTCAAAAAAGGGCAAGTATTAATATCGGGTATTTTGGGGGATGAAGAGAACACAAAGACCATCGTAGCCAAAGGCGAAGTTCGCGGACTGGTATGGCGTGAATATCAGGTGGAAGTGCCACTTGTTCAGAAACATAACACGATGACCGGGGAGAGCAAGGAACGTTTTTACATTGTTCTGGGGAAATGGGCGATACAACTTTGGGGATACGGGAGTACGCCTTTCACCTCATTTGACACCGCTAGTGATCATAAACCACTAACCTGGCGATCCTTCACACTTCCTATGGGATGGCTGACAGAGAAAGATTTGGAAACGACGGAACAAGAGGAGCAGCACACGATTGAATGGGCCAGAACGAAAGGGCTGGAAGGAGCAAGAAACGATATATTTGCCAAAAACGGCAAAGGAACCAAAATTTTAAGTGAAAAAATTTTGCATGAGAAGAAAGAGAATGGTAAAGTTTATATGAAAGTATTATTTGAAGTGGAAGAAAGCATTGCGGAAGAACTTCCGTTAGTCCATAGTCAAGGAGAATGA
- a CDS encoding cytidine deaminase produces the protein MDDGLLMQEAIKARTKAYTPYSHFGVGAALLDSEGHVHHGCNIENAAYTPGNCAERTAMFSAIAGGQQPRSFKAIAIVGDTDGPIAPCGVCRQVMYELCDPDMKVILGNMKGDLQETTVAELLPWAFGPSDLNSAKK, from the coding sequence ATGGATGATGGTTTGTTGATGCAGGAAGCAATTAAGGCACGTACGAAGGCGTATACTCCTTACTCACATTTTGGTGTAGGCGCAGCTTTGCTTGACAGTGAAGGACATGTGCATCATGGTTGTAATATTGAGAATGCTGCTTACACGCCAGGTAATTGCGCTGAGCGTACAGCCATGTTCAGTGCAATTGCCGGTGGACAGCAGCCGCGCAGTTTCAAGGCCATTGCAATTGTAGGAGATACGGACGGCCCGATTGCTCCGTGCGGCGTATGTCGTCAAGTGATGTACGAACTGTGTGATCCGGATATGAAGGTCATTCTGGGAAACATGAAAGGTGATCTGCAGGAAACTACCGTTGCCGAGCTATTGCCATGGGCTTTTGGACCGTCAGATCTGAACTCTGCCAAAAAGTAA
- the glyQ gene encoding glycine--tRNA ligase subunit alpha: MNFQQMILTLQQFWAEHNCIIVQPYDTEKGAGTMNPMTFLRSLGPEPWKVAYVEPSRRPSDGRYGENPNRLYQHHQFQVIIKPSPDNIQEIYLESLKQLGIDPLKHDIRFVEDNWENPSLGCAGLGWEVWLDGMEITQFTYFQQVGGIETNPVAVEITYGMERLASYIQEKENVFELEWVDGITYGDVFRQPEFEHSKYTFEVSDVKMLFTLFNMHEEEANKAMAQHLVFPAYDYVLKCSHTFNLLDARGAISVTERTGYITRVRNLARQVAATYVEEREKLGFPLIKKGGAEHV; encoded by the coding sequence ATGAATTTTCAGCAGATGATTCTCACGCTGCAACAATTCTGGGCCGAGCACAACTGTATTATTGTCCAACCATATGATACGGAAAAAGGGGCAGGTACAATGAACCCAATGACCTTTTTGCGTTCGCTTGGACCCGAGCCTTGGAAAGTAGCTTATGTAGAGCCGTCCCGCCGTCCTTCGGATGGTCGTTACGGAGAAAATCCAAACCGTCTCTATCAGCATCATCAATTCCAGGTTATTATCAAGCCTTCTCCGGACAATATTCAGGAGATTTACCTGGAAAGTCTGAAACAGTTGGGCATTGATCCGCTCAAACACGATATTCGGTTTGTTGAAGACAACTGGGAGAACCCATCCCTCGGCTGTGCTGGTCTTGGCTGGGAAGTATGGCTGGACGGTATGGAAATCACCCAATTTACGTATTTCCAACAAGTTGGCGGGATCGAGACGAATCCGGTAGCGGTTGAGATTACGTATGGTATGGAGCGTCTTGCTTCATACATTCAGGAAAAAGAGAATGTGTTCGAGCTGGAATGGGTCGACGGTATTACATACGGCGATGTGTTCCGCCAGCCTGAATTCGAACATTCCAAATATACGTTTGAAGTATCTGATGTCAAAATGCTGTTTACTCTCTTCAACATGCATGAGGAAGAAGCGAACAAGGCGATGGCTCAGCATCTGGTTTTCCCGGCCTATGACTATGTGTTGAAATGTTCACATACGTTCAACTTGCTTGATGCACGCGGAGCAATCAGTGTAACGGAGCGTACCGGATACATCACCCGTGTGCGTAATCTGGCCCGTCAAGTGGCTGCAACATATGTGGAAGAGCGTGAGAAGCTCGGCTTCCCGCTGATTAAGAAAGGGGGAGCTGAGCATGTCTAA
- the floA gene encoding flotillin-like protein FloA (flotillin-like protein involved in membrane lipid rafts) codes for MEPTLITVLLIAVVAIIVLSVFFSFFPVMLWISALASGVRVGIITLVAMRLRRVTPSRIVNPLIKATKAGLQLTMNQLESHFLAGGNVDRVVNALIAAQRANIPLEFERAAAIDLAGRDVLQAVQMSVNPRVIETPIVSAVAKDGIEVKVRARVTVRANIDRLVGGAGEETIIARVGEGIVSTNGSSNSHKDVLENPDLISRTVLSKGLDAGTAFEILSIDIADVDVGKNIGAFLQTEQAEADKRIAQAKAEERRAMAVAQEQEMKARVVEMRARVVESESQVPLAMSEALRSGKIGVMDYMNLKNIEADTQMRNTLGKPGESTNSNDQGDSKNGR; via the coding sequence ATGGAACCAACCTTGATTACGGTTTTGCTCATTGCGGTAGTTGCGATTATCGTATTGAGCGTATTTTTCAGCTTTTTCCCGGTAATGCTCTGGATCTCAGCTCTTGCTTCCGGCGTACGTGTGGGTATTATCACGTTGGTAGCGATGAGACTAAGACGTGTAACACCTAGCCGGATCGTAAATCCACTGATTAAAGCAACCAAAGCTGGACTTCAGTTGACAATGAACCAACTGGAAAGTCACTTCTTGGCCGGTGGTAACGTTGACCGTGTTGTTAACGCCCTGATTGCTGCGCAACGTGCGAACATTCCACTTGAATTTGAACGTGCTGCTGCGATTGACCTTGCAGGTCGTGACGTATTGCAAGCCGTACAGATGAGTGTAAACCCACGTGTTATTGAAACGCCGATTGTTTCTGCGGTAGCCAAAGATGGTATCGAAGTTAAAGTAAGAGCGCGGGTTACAGTTCGTGCCAATATTGACCGTCTCGTCGGTGGTGCGGGTGAAGAGACGATTATTGCCCGTGTCGGCGAAGGTATCGTAAGTACGAACGGTTCCTCCAATTCCCATAAAGACGTCCTGGAAAATCCGGATCTGATCTCCCGCACGGTATTGTCCAAAGGTTTGGATGCAGGTACAGCTTTTGAAATCCTGTCCATTGATATCGCGGACGTGGATGTAGGTAAAAACATCGGTGCCTTCCTGCAAACGGAACAGGCAGAAGCTGATAAACGTATCGCACAAGCAAAAGCGGAAGAGCGTCGTGCGATGGCCGTAGCTCAAGAACAAGAGATGAAAGCACGCGTAGTGGAAATGAGAGCACGTGTGGTTGAGTCTGAATCCCAAGTACCTCTGGCAATGTCTGAAGCACTTCGTAGTGGTAAAATTGGCGTAATGGACTACATGAACCTGAAAAACATTGAAGCGGATACTCAAATGCGCAACACATTAGGAAAACCTGGTGAAAGTACAAACTCCAACGATCAGGGTGATTCCAAAAACGGAAGATAG
- the yqfC gene encoding sporulation protein YqfC produces MTRISRKLRRWTSEVLDLPQDVLYDMPRLTLIGTKQLYIENHRGVIHFTPDRIVLALSQGQLEIKGFDLMIRNILPDEVAVEGTILDIHINGAEGNA; encoded by the coding sequence ATGACCCGGATCAGCCGCAAGCTGCGCAGATGGACCAGCGAGGTGCTGGATTTGCCGCAGGATGTGCTTTACGATATGCCACGGTTAACCCTGATCGGCACAAAGCAATTGTATATAGAGAATCATCGTGGTGTCATCCATTTCACACCGGATCGCATCGTCCTTGCACTCTCTCAAGGTCAACTGGAGATCAAAGGATTTGACTTGATGATTCGCAATATTTTGCCGGATGAAGTAGCGGTTGAAGGAACGATTCTGGATATTCATATAAATGGAGCGGAGGGGAACGCATGA